Genomic window (Acidobacteriota bacterium):
CTCCGGACCGTTGAAGCGATCGATACGGGCGCGGTATCCCATTCCTAAGTCGTGCGGGGCTAATTTGAGTAATGCATCATCAGAAATTGTTCCGAAAGGATCAACCGCACCAAGCGGCCCGTTTCCGACATACCCATACAAATTCACATCGCCGCCCGCAAACCCGATCGGGTCTTCGGAGATGAACCGTCCCAGATTGCCGTCGTACCAGCGGGCCCGGTAGTAATGAAGTCCGGTGAAATCATCGTACTCGCGGCCGGTGAACTTGTACCGGGTCGCAAGGTTGCCGGTTGCATTGCCGAATGAATCGTAGGCCGCGGACGACGTGACATTTCCGGAAGCGTCGGTCAGCGCGTTTGTTGACCCCAGATGATCGGCGATGAAGTACCTGACATCGCTGCCGGTCTGCATCCGGAGCTTGTTGTCGATTCCGGGGCCGTTGATGTATTTCGTCAGTGTCCCCGAATTGTCGTCGGCGATGACATCCGCGCCGTCGTGGATGAACTTCGTGTTCTCTTTCCCGCCGACGATGAACCGCTGAATCCTGCGTCCGAGAGCGTCGTATTTGTAACGCACCGTTTGCTTTCTGGTCGATGCCGAAACCAACCGGTTGTCGAAATCCCACTGATAGCGCCAGAGCTCTTTGCCCTCAGCCTTCATCCGGATATTGCCGTTTTGATCGTATACGTAACCGGCTGTATCGGTTGAGCTTACCCGATTGAACTGGCCTGACTCATAACCGTAGTTCGCGCTCCGGTGCGAGCTTGTCCGGTTGCCGACCTTGTCGAAATCATAGGATTCGGCCGGTTCAGTCGGACTCGTCATTCCGGTCAGCCGATTGACGAAATCGTACGAGAAATTCCGGACCCTGCCCGGTTCGGTTACGCTTTCGATCTGGTTCGCGTTGTTGTATTCGTACTGTCTGTCAAAGAGCGTCGCCGTCTGGCTCGTGTCCTTCAGCCGCTTCAGCCGGCTCATTCTGTCGAACGTGTAAGTTGTAGTGACACCGTTCGGAAAAGTCCTCGTTTCCGGCCGGTTCGCGTTGTCGTAGGTGAACCCGATCGTTGTCGAATCAGCCGGATTGACAATGTTCGTCAAACGCCCGGCATCGTCAAAATTATACTGCGCGTGGACCGATCCGTCGAGAATTAATTCAAGCCTGTTTAACGTCGGGCTGGAAAGATGATTGTAGCCGACCGTGTGTCCGAAAACGTCGGTGGTATTGAGTAGTCGGTTGCGATTGTCGTAATTGAACGAAACCGTCCCGTTCTCGTTGGTCGCGGTCTTCAGCTGCGAGATCTTACATAGCGTCAGGAAAACGCTGATTTCTGGTGATCACGGCACTGCATCCCAGAATCAACCGCAACTTCAGGAACATCGTCTTGTTTGCCTTAACAATTCTGTAAAGTTATCATTCTTACATAGTTTACGGAGCAAACAATTGGCAAACAAAGGCATTGAAATCGCGCCCGCGGAGGGCAAATTGGGAATCTTGCTGGTCGGGCTCGGGGCGGTCAGCACGACTTTTGTCGCGGGTGTCGAGGCGATCCGCAAGGGAACGGCGAAACCGATCGGCAGTTTGACGCAGATGGGCACGATCCGGCTCGGCAAACGGACCGACAACCGCTCGCCGAAGATCAAGGATTTTGTCCCTCTGGCCGCGCTTGACGACGTCGTTTTCGGCGCCTGGGACATTTTTCCCGAATCGGCCTATGACGCGGCGCTCCACGCCGGCGTGCTCGAAAAGGGACTCGTCGAGGAACTTCGCGAGCAACTTCAGTCGCTGACGCCGATGCCGGCCGTTTTTTCACACAACTACGTCAAGCGCCTGAATGGGACAAATATCAAGCAAGGCGCGAACAAGATGGAGCTTGCCGAACAGCTGATGGCGGACATCGCGCGGTTCAAGGCCGAGAAGGGCTGCGACCGGCTCGTCATCGTTTGGGCGGCATCGACCGAGATCTACCTTGAAACCTCGGAAGTTCACGAATCGATCGAAGCGTTCGAAAAGGCGATGTACGACAACGACGAACGCATCGCGCCGTCGATGATCTACGCCTACGCCGCGATCAAATCCGGCGTTCCGTTCGCCAACGGCGCGCCGAACCTTTCGGTCGACATTCCGGCGCTGACGAAACTCGCCGAACAGAATCGCGTCCCGATCTGCGGCAAGGATTTCAAGACTGGCCAGACATTGATGAAAACGATCATCGCGCCGGGACTGAAAGCGCGCGTGCTCGGACTCGACGGCTGGTATTCGACGAACATTTTGGGCAACCGCGACGGCGAAGTGCTCGACGATCCCGAAAATTTCAAAACAAAGGAAGAATCGAAACTTTCGGTGCTCGAGACGATCTTGCAGCCCGGGCAGAATCCGGACCTCTACGGTGACATCTCGCACGTCGTCCGGATCAACTATTACCCGCCGCGCGGCGACAACAAGGAAGGTTGGGACGCGATCGACATCTTCGGCTGGCTCGGCTACAAGATGCAGATCAAGATCGACTTTATGTGCCGCGATTCGATCCTCGCAGCGCCGCTCGTGCTCGATCTCGCGCTCTTTCTCGATCTCGCGCAGCGCGCCGGCCTCAAAGGCGTACAGGAATGGCTGTCATTCTACTTCAAGGCGCCGCAAACCGCGGCCGGGCTTTATCCGGAGCACGATCTGTTCATTCAGCTCAAGAAACTCAAGAACACGCTGCGCCATCTGATGGGCGAAGATCTGATCACGCATCTCGGGCTCGATTATTATGATGAGCAGTGATGTCAGTGCAGAGTGGATAGTGCAAAGTGCATAGTACAAAGTTCTCAAGTGGTCTTGCACTGTGCACTATGCACTTTGCACTATCCACTTTGCACTATCCACTCTGCACTCTGCACTCTGCACTCTGCACTATCCACTCTGTACTGCTTACTGACCTCCACCACTTGAAACACCTCTCTTTTTTGTGTAAAACAATATGCGGAGTCGAACTTGCTGGATTTACGGCTCGGTCAAATCAAAACGCACGGAACGGGAATGCCTTCCTGAGATCGGTTCCGGCCAACGAAAAATCTTTTGAAATCATCAATGCATTCGACAATTCGCCGGAATTTCTTCGGCAATTGAGGATTGACAGTTCGTCTATTTCGCAGCGAGTTGGTCATTTAGATCGACCGACGAGCCAGGAGAAAGGATATGAAACAGGAATCGGTCAAAAAGAACAAGATGGAGAAACTGGTATTGCTCGATCCCGACCAAAAGTCGCCACGGGCAGCGGAGTTCGAGGACAAGCTGACTGCCCGCATCGTCGGTCAGGAACGCGCCGTCCGCCGTATGAGCGGTTTGTTTCAGATCTATCTCGCGGGGATGAACAACCCTTCGCGCCCGATCGGCACGATGCTCTTTCTCGGCCCGACCGGTTCCGGCAAAACGCGCGTCGTCGAGGCCGCGGCCGAAGTCCTGTTCGGCGAACCGCACTCGGTCGTCAAGATCGACTGCGCCGAATTCCAGCATTCGCACGAGATCGCCAAGCTGATCGGCTCGCCTCCGGGATATCTCGGCCATCGCGAAACTTCGCCGATGCTGACCCAGGAAAACCTCGACAAGGCGCACACGGACGAGACGAAACTGACGTTCGTGCTTTTCGACGAGATCGAGAAAGCTTCAGATTCGTTGTGGCAGTTGCTGCTCGGCATCCTCGATAAGGCGACGCTGACGCTCGGCGACAACCGTCGCGTCGATTTTTCGAAAACGATCGTCATTATGACTTCGAACCTCGGCGCGCGCGAGATGAGCGATATGATCTCGGGCGGCATCGGATTCGCCCCGAGCAAAACCGGAAAAGCGCAGGAAGACAACGAGATCGACACCAAGATCTATCGCACGGCGCTCGAGGCGGCCCGCCGCAAATTCTCGCCGGAGTTTATGAACCGAATCGATAAGGTCGTTGTTTTCAGGAGTTTGAAGGAACATCACCTGCGTGAGATCCTGAAGATCGAACTGCGGGATGTTCAGGCGCGGATCACGGAATCGGCCGGGACAAAATTCGTCTTCGAATGCACCGATCCCGCCAAAGAGTTCCTGCTCAGCGAGGGAATCGATCTCAAGTACGGCGCTCGGCACTTGAAACGCGCGATCGAACGGTTTTTGGTTTATCCGCTTTCGAATCTGGTTGCGACCGAACAGGTCGAGACGGGCGATCTCGTCCTCGTCGATTTTGACGCGGCGGGCGAAAAGCTGACGTTTGCAAAGCAGTCAGGCAAGATGATCGTCAACGAAGTCGAGGACATCTCGATCGACGACGAACCTGAGAAGATTTCGGACGCCGTCGGTCTCCCGTTGCCGCAAGTTCAGGCCGCGGCGAGCGGAAAAGGCAACAAGTCGAACGACGAAAGCTAACGGATTTGCGATTGCGATCAGCGATCAGCGATTTGCGATTGCGATCAGCGATCAGCGATTTGCAATCAGCGATTTGCGAATTGCGATTTCCGATCGGTTTCGAGGGACCCGCTTTTTGCGGGTCTTTTTAATTCGGTTGACGCTCGCAGCCGTCAGCTCGCGGCTCGTGGCTCGAATCAACCTGCGGCCTAATCTAACTTATCGTGCGCTCCACAGCGACACGCCATTCCGCCATCAGCCGCGCCGACGCGTCCGCGGACATTCGCGGTTCGAACCGTTTGTCTTCCTGCCAGTGATGCCGCAAGTCTTCGGTCGATTTCCAATAGCCGACCGCGAGACCGGCGAGGTACGCGGCGCCGAGCGCGGTCGTCTCCGTAACCTTCGAACGGACGACCGGAATCTGCAGCAAATCGGACTGAAATTGGAGCAGGGCGTCGTTCTTTGTGGCACCGCCGTCAACGCGGAGTTCGAGCAGCTGCTGCCCCGAATCGGCGTGCATCGCTTCCAAAAGCTCCGCCGACTGAAATGCGATCGATTCGAGCGCCGCCCGGGCGATGTGCGCGCGTCCTGTGCCGCGGGTAAGTCCGACGATCGTCCCGCGCGCGTCCTGATTCCAATAAGGCGCGCCGAGACCGGCAAAGGCCGGAACGAAATAGACGCCGCCGTTGTCGGGAACCGAGTTCGCGAGTTCCTCGACGTCCGCGGCGGTGCTGATGATCCCGAGTGAATCGCGAAGCCATTGAATCACCGCGCCGCCGATGAAAACGCTGCCCTCAAGCGCGTATTCGGTGCGATCGCCGATCTTCCAGGCGACGGTCGTCAGCAGGCGCTGCTTCGAGGCGATCGGCTTTTCACCGATGTTCTGCAACAGAAAACAACCCGTCCCGTAGGTATTCTTCGAAAGTCCGGGTTCGAAACAAGCCTGACCGAACAATGCCGCCTGTTGATCTCCCGCGTTTCCGGCGATGGGAATTCCCTTCAGCGCCGGAACCGATTCGATCTCGCCGATAACCTCGCTCGACGCGGTGACGCGCGGGAGCAAACTGCGCGGAACATCGAACAGGTCGAGCAGTTTGTCGTCCCAGTCGAGCGAATTGATGTTGAAGAGCATCGTCCGAGAGGCGTTTGAAACATCCGTTAAATGCGCTTTTTCGGATGTAAGATTCCAGATCAGCCAACTGTCGACCGTGCCGAAAGCGAGTTCACCCCGGTCGGCACGCGCTTTGACGCCCTCGACGTTGTGGAGGATCCATTCGAGTTTGCTGGCGCTGAAGTAAGCGTCCGTCTCGAGCCCGGTTTTCGCACGGATCAAGTCGCCGTGCGAGGCACGGACAGCGTCGCAGCGGGCCGATGTCCGGCGATCCTGCCAGACGATCGCGTTACAGACGGGCGCACCGGTCGCGCGGTCCCAGACGATCGTCGTTTCGCGCTGGTTCGTGATTCCGACGCCGGCGATATCGGCGGCCGCAAGCCCAGCCTTTTCAAGCGCTTCGATCGCTGTTTCGACCTGGCTTTCCCAGATCTCGACCGGATCGTGCTCGACCCAACCGCTTTTCGGGAAGATCTGCGTCAATTCGCGCTGCGCCATCGAAACGACGCGGCTGTCGCGATCGAAGACGATCGCGCGGCTCGATGTTGTGCCCTGATCGAGGGCGAGAATATAGGTCATTCGGAGATCAGTTGGATGAATTCGGCCTCAAAGTACTGCTTTATCTCGTCGCGTACCTTCCGAAACGCCGCAACCCGGGTTTCGAAATCGCCCCCGGCGTCCACCGGATCTTCGAACATTCGATGAATTACGCGGGTCTTTGCCGGAAAGTA
Coding sequences:
- a CDS encoding RHS domain-containing protein: MTNIVNPADSTTIGFTYDNANRPETRTFPNGVTTTYTFDRMSRLKRLKDTSQTATLFDRQYEYNNANQIESVTEPGRVRNFSYDFVNRLTGMTSPTEPAESYDFDKVGNRTSSHRSANYGYESGQFNRVSSTDTAGYVYDQNGNIRMKAEGKELWRYQWDFDNRLVSASTRKQTVRYKYDALGRRIQRFIVGGKENTKFIHDGADVIADDNSGTLTKYINGPGIDNKLRMQTGSDVRYFIADHLGSTNALTDASGNVTSSAAYDSFGNATGNLATRYKFTGREYDDFTGLHYYRARWYDGNLGRFISEDPIGFAGGDVNLYGYVGNGPLGAVDPFGTISDDALLKLAPHDLGMGYRARIDRFNGPEGFEIHVYSPKVNRIGAQAEVGIVNGRNGWIAKHGFPSVPPEGLPQPVLNKLNGLNVDVLRQYELIPPKGSANIQGGRYLFPGRSIFGTMGRTVLYLGIVEGLLIDYGTYFRAESCGRTFGEQFAEDNRNYRYIMTPLGLLPNPSYIEEIY
- a CDS encoding inositol-3-phosphate synthase, giving the protein MLVGLGAVSTTFVAGVEAIRKGTAKPIGSLTQMGTIRLGKRTDNRSPKIKDFVPLAALDDVVFGAWDIFPESAYDAALHAGVLEKGLVEELREQLQSLTPMPAVFSHNYVKRLNGTNIKQGANKMELAEQLMADIARFKAEKGCDRLVIVWAASTEIYLETSEVHESIEAFEKAMYDNDERIAPSMIYAYAAIKSGVPFANGAPNLSVDIPALTKLAEQNRVPICGKDFKTGQTLMKTIIAPGLKARVLGLDGWYSTNILGNRDGEVLDDPENFKTKEESKLSVLETILQPGQNPDLYGDISHVVRINYYPPRGDNKEGWDAIDIFGWLGYKMQIKIDFMCRDSILAAPLVLDLALFLDLAQRAGLKGVQEWLSFYFKAPQTAAGLYPEHDLFIQLKKLKNTLRHLMGEDLITHLGLDYYDEQ
- a CDS encoding ATP-dependent Clp protease ATP-binding subunit, whose product is MEKLVLLDPDQKSPRAAEFEDKLTARIVGQERAVRRMSGLFQIYLAGMNNPSRPIGTMLFLGPTGSGKTRVVEAAAEVLFGEPHSVVKIDCAEFQHSHEIAKLIGSPPGYLGHRETSPMLTQENLDKAHTDETKLTFVLFDEIEKASDSLWQLLLGILDKATLTLGDNRRVDFSKTIVIMTSNLGAREMSDMISGGIGFAPSKTGKAQEDNEIDTKIYRTALEAARRKFSPEFMNRIDKVVVFRSLKEHHLREILKIELRDVQARITESAGTKFVFECTDPAKEFLLSEGIDLKYGARHLKRAIERFLVYPLSNLVATEQVETGDLVLVDFDAAGEKLTFAKQSGKMIVNEVEDISIDDEPEKISDAVGLPLPQVQAAASGKGNKSNDES
- the glpK gene encoding glycerol kinase GlpK, whose amino-acid sequence is MTYILALDQGTTSSRAIVFDRDSRVVSMAQRELTQIFPKSGWVEHDPVEIWESQVETAIEALEKAGLAAADIAGVGITNQRETTIVWDRATGAPVCNAIVWQDRRTSARCDAVRASHGDLIRAKTGLETDAYFSASKLEWILHNVEGVKARADRGELAFGTVDSWLIWNLTSEKAHLTDVSNASRTMLFNINSLDWDDKLLDLFDVPRSLLPRVTASSEVIGEIESVPALKGIPIAGNAGDQQAALFGQACFEPGLSKNTYGTGCFLLQNIGEKPIASKQRLLTTVAWKIGDRTEYALEGSVFIGGAVIQWLRDSLGIISTAADVEELANSVPDNGGVYFVPAFAGLGAPYWNQDARGTIVGLTRGTGRAHIARAALESIAFQSAELLEAMHADSGQQLLELRVDGGATKNDALLQFQSDLLQIPVVRSKVTETTALGAAYLAGLAVGYWKSTEDLRHHWQEDKRFEPRMSADASARLMAEWRVAVERTIS